The Callospermophilus lateralis isolate mCalLat2 chromosome 3, mCalLat2.hap1, whole genome shotgun sequence genome has a segment encoding these proteins:
- the LOC143393695 gene encoding acyl-coenzyme A thioesterase 1-like isoform X1, which translates to MVATLILEPAGRCCWDQPLHIAVQGLAPEQQVTLRASLSDEKGALFQAHARYRADAGGELDLARAPALGGSFAGLEPMGLIWAMEPDKPFWRLLKWDVQTPFVVELEVLDGHEPDVGRLLARALHERHFMPPGVRRVPVRAGRVRATLFLPPGLGPFPGIIDLFGLGGGLLEYRASLLAGKGFAVMALAYYNYDDLPQSADIFHLEYFEEAVNYLLHHPQVKGPGIGLLGNSKGGELCLAISSFLKGITAAVIINGSVAVVGASIHYKDQTLPPVGIMRDRIKMTKDGIKDVVEALKSPLEEQKSFIPVERSDTTFLFLVGQDDHNWKSEFYANEASKRLQAHGKEKPQIICYPQAGHYIEPPYWPLCRAALHILAGGPIIYGGEPRAHAMAQLDAWKRLQTFFHKHLDGVQVTIPAKL; encoded by the exons ATGGTTGCGACATTGATCCTGGAGCCCGCGGGCCGCTGCTGCTGGGATCAGCCGCTGCACATCGCGGTGCAAGGCCTGGCCCCCGAGCAGCAGGTCACGCTGCGCGCGTCCCTGAGCGACGAGAAGGGCGCGCTCTTCCAGGCCCACGCGCGCTACCGCGCGGACGCCGGGGGCGAGCTGGACCTGGCGCGCGCGCCCGCGCTGGGCGGCAGCTTCGCGGGCCTGGAGCCCATGGGACTGATCTGGGCCATGGAGCCTGATAAGCCGTTTTGGCGACTACTGAAATGGGACGTGCAGACGCCCTTCGTGGTGGAGCTGGAGGTGCTGGACGGCCACGAGCCCGACGTTGGGCGGCTGCTGGCCCGGGCGCTGCACGAGCGCCATTTCATGCCGCCCGGGGTGCGGCGGGTGCCGGTGCGGGCGGGCCGGGTGCGGGCCACGCTCTTCCTACCTCCAG GACTTGGGCCTTTTCCTGGGATCATCGACCTGTTTGGACTTGGAGGTGGCCTTCTGGAGTACCGAGCTAGTCTGCTGGCTGGCAAGGGTTTCGCTGTGATGGCTCTGGCTTATTACAACTATGACGACCTTCCCCAGAGCGCAGACATCTTTCACCTGGAGTACTTTGAAGAAGCCGTGAACTATCTACTGCATCACCCCCAG GTAAAGGGTCCAGGGATTGGGCTGCTTGGGAATTCCAAAGGAGGAGAACTCTGCCTTGCCATATCCTCTTTCCTGAAGGGAATCACGGCTGCAGTCATAATCAATGGCTCTGTGGCCGTTGTTGGGGCAAGCATACACTACAAGGACCAGACGCTGCCCCCTGTGGGTATCATGAGAGATCGAATCAAGATGACCAAAGATGGCATCAAGGATGTTGTGGAAGCCCTGAAAAGTCCTTTGGAAGAGCAGAAGAGCTTTATTCCCGTGGAGAGGTCTGACACCACCTTTCTATTCCTTGTAGGTCAGGATGACCACAACTGGAAGAGCGAGTTCTATGCTAATGAGGCCTCTAAACGCTTGCAGGCCCATGGGAAGGAGAAGCCCCAGATCATCTGTTACCCCCAAGCAGGGCACTACATTGAGCCTCCTTACTGGCCCCTGTGCAGGGCTGCCCTGCATATCTTGGCAGGTGGTCCTATCATTTATGGAGGGGAGCCCAGGGCTCATGCCATGGCCCAGCTGGATGCTTGGAAGAGACTCCAGACTTTCTTTCATAAACATTTGGATGGTGTTCAGGTGACCATCCCGGCAAAACTGTAA
- the LOC143393695 gene encoding acyl-coenzyme A thioesterase 1-like isoform X2, which translates to MVATLILEPAGRCCWDQPLHIAVQGLAPEQQVTLRASLSDEKGALFQAHARYRADAGGELDLARAPALGGSFAGLEPMGLIWAMEPDKPFWRLLKWDVQTPFVVELEVLDGHEPDVGRLLARALHERHFMPPGVRRVPVRAGRVRATLFLPPGLGPFPGIIDLFGLGGGLLEYRASLLAGKGFAVMALAYYNYDDLPQSADIFHLEYFEEAVNYLLHHPQVKGPGIGLLGNSKGGELCLAISSFLKGITAAVIINGSVAVVGASIHYKDQTLPPVGIMRDRIKMTKDGIKDVRMTTTGRASSMLMRPLNACRPMGRRSPRSSVTPKQGTTLSLLTGPCAGLPCISWQVVLSFMEGSPGLMPWPSWMLGRDSRLSFINIWMVFR; encoded by the exons ATGGTTGCGACATTGATCCTGGAGCCCGCGGGCCGCTGCTGCTGGGATCAGCCGCTGCACATCGCGGTGCAAGGCCTGGCCCCCGAGCAGCAGGTCACGCTGCGCGCGTCCCTGAGCGACGAGAAGGGCGCGCTCTTCCAGGCCCACGCGCGCTACCGCGCGGACGCCGGGGGCGAGCTGGACCTGGCGCGCGCGCCCGCGCTGGGCGGCAGCTTCGCGGGCCTGGAGCCCATGGGACTGATCTGGGCCATGGAGCCTGATAAGCCGTTTTGGCGACTACTGAAATGGGACGTGCAGACGCCCTTCGTGGTGGAGCTGGAGGTGCTGGACGGCCACGAGCCCGACGTTGGGCGGCTGCTGGCCCGGGCGCTGCACGAGCGCCATTTCATGCCGCCCGGGGTGCGGCGGGTGCCGGTGCGGGCGGGCCGGGTGCGGGCCACGCTCTTCCTACCTCCAG GACTTGGGCCTTTTCCTGGGATCATCGACCTGTTTGGACTTGGAGGTGGCCTTCTGGAGTACCGAGCTAGTCTGCTGGCTGGCAAGGGTTTCGCTGTGATGGCTCTGGCTTATTACAACTATGACGACCTTCCCCAGAGCGCAGACATCTTTCACCTGGAGTACTTTGAAGAAGCCGTGAACTATCTACTGCATCACCCCCAG GTAAAGGGTCCAGGGATTGGGCTGCTTGGGAATTCCAAAGGAGGAGAACTCTGCCTTGCCATATCCTCTTTCCTGAAGGGAATCACGGCTGCAGTCATAATCAATGGCTCTGTGGCCGTTGTTGGGGCAAGCATACACTACAAGGACCAGACGCTGCCCCCTGTGGGTATCATGAGAGATCGAATCAAGATGACCAAAGATGGCATCAAGGAT GTCAGGATGACCACAACTGGAAGAGCGAGTTCTATGCTAATGAGGCCTCTAAACGCTTGCAGGCCCATGGGAAGGAGAAGCCCCAGATCATCTGTTACCCCCAAGCAGGGCACTACATTGAGCCTCCTTACTGGCCCCTGTGCAGGGCTGCCCTGCATATCTTGGCAGGTGGTCCTATCATTTATGGAGGGGAGCCCAGGGCTCATGCCATGGCCCAGCTGGATGCTTGGAAGAGACTCCAGACTTTCTTTCATAAACATTTGGATGGTGTTCAGGTGA